In one Nicotiana sylvestris chromosome 8, ASM39365v2, whole genome shotgun sequence genomic region, the following are encoded:
- the LOC104249112 gene encoding probable trehalase, with amino-acid sequence MENPTITVIFTLFISLTAMNMTKAERCTSVDKSHVIPTTPLVIFLEKVQEAALQSYGHKGFDPKLYVDMSLKHNLSLTVEAFNKLSRSLNGSISAHDLDVFIGKYLGVVDEDLVYVEPVDYVAEPEGFLPKVKNSEVRTWALEVHSLWKNLSRKVSDKVLEKPEFYTLLPLKNPVIIPGSRFREVYYWDSYWVIRGLLASKMYETAKGIVTNLFSLIDQFGYVLNGSRAYYSNRSQPPVLAAMIVEIYNRTGDLDLVKGSLPALLKEYHFWNSGVHKVTIQDAQGSNHSLSRYYAMWNKPRPESSTIDGETASKLPNICGKKQLYRDLASAAESGWDFSSRWMRNQSDLTTTSTTSILPVDLNAFLLKMELDIAFLANLVGESSIVAHFTEASQNRQKAMNCILWNTEMGQWLDYWLGNSNTSEDIYKWEDLHQNKKSFASNFVPLWAELLNSDDITTQKVVQSLKSSGLIQPAGIAMTLSNTGQQWDFPNGWPPLQHIIIEGLSRSGLEEARALAEDIAVRWIRTNYVAYKKTGAMHEKYDVTKCGAYGGGGEYVPQTGFGWANGVVLALLEEFGWPEDLKIDCY; translated from the exons ATGGAAAACCCCACAATTACTGTGATTTTTACTTTGTTCATATCATTAACAGCCATGAATATGACCAAAGCTGAAAGATGTACATCCGTTGATAAATCCCATGTAATTCCTACAACCCCTTTAGTTATTTTTCTTGAAAAAGTCCAAGAAGCTGCTCTTCAATCCTATGGACATAAAGGGTTTGATCCCAAACTGTATGTTGATATGTCACTCAAACACAATCTTTCATTAACAGTTGAAGCTTTTAATAAACTTTCAAGATCTTTGAATGGTTCAATATCAGCACATGATTTGGATGTGTTTATTGGAAAATATTTGGGTGTTGTAGATGAGGATTTGGTTTATGTTGAGCCTGTAGATTATGTGGCTGAGCCTGAAGGTTTTTTGCCAAAAGTGAAGAATTCTGAGGTGAGGACTTGGGCATTAGAGGTGCATTCACTTTGGAAGAATTTAAGTAGAAAAGTTTCTGATAAAGTATTGGAAAAACCAGAGTTTTATACTTTGCTTCCATTGAAAAATCCAGTTATTATACCAGGATCACGTTTCAGAGAAGTTTATTATTGGGATTCTTATTGGGTAATAAG GGGTTTGTTAGCAAGCAAGATGTATGAAACCGCAAAAGGGATAGTGACTAATCTGTTTTCTCTGATAGATCAATTTGGTTATGTTCTTAATGGTTCAAGAGCATACTACAGTAACAGAAG TCAGCCTCCTGTCCTGGCTGCGATGATTGTTGAAATATACAATCGAACAGGTGATTTAGATTTGGTTAAAGGATCCCTTCCTGCTTTGCTCAAGGAGTATCACTTTTGGAATTCAG GAGTACATAAAGTGACTATTCAAGATGCTCAGGGATCAAATCACAGCTTGAGTCGGTACTATGCTATGTGGAATAAGCCCCGTCCAGAATCTTCAACTATT GACGGAGAAACAGCTTCCAAACTCCCAAATATTTGTGGAAAAAAACAATTATACCGTGATCTTGCCTCAGCTGCTGAAAGTGGGTGGGATTTTAGTTCTAGATGGATGAG GAACCAATCTGATCTCACAACAACTAGTACAACGTCAATTTTACCAGTTGATTTGAATGCATTCCTTCTGAAG ATGGAACTTGACATAGCCTTTCTAGCAAATCTCGTCGGAGAAAGTAGCATCGTTGCACATTTTACTGAAGCTTCTCAGAATAGACAAAAAGCCATGAACTGTATATTATGGAACACAGAGATGGGACAATGGCTTGATTACTGGCTCGGTAATAGCAACACATCCGAG GATATTTATAAATGGGAAGATTTACACCAGAACAAGAAGTCATTTGCTTCTAACTTTGTTCCATTGTGGGCTGAATTACTTAATTCAG ACGATATCACAACTCAAAAAGTTGTTCAAAGTCTCAAGAGCTCGGGCTTGATTCAACCTGCAGGGATTGCAATGACCTTGTCTAATACTGGACAGCAATG GGATTTTCCGAATGGTTGGCCTCCTCTTCAACACATAATCATTGAAGGTCTCTCAAGGTCCGGACTAGAAGAGGCAAGAGCCTTAGCTGAAGACATTGCTGTGCGATGGATAAGAACGAACTATGTGGCTTACAAGAAAACCGGcgcaatgcatgaaaaatatgatGTCACAAAATGTGGAGCATATGGAGGCGGTGGTGAATATGTACCCCAA ACGGGATTTGGATGGGCGAATGGTGTTGTACTGGCGCTTTTGGAGGAATTTGGCTGGCCTGAAGACTTGAAGATTGACTGCTACTAA